From the Colletotrichum lupini chromosome 10, complete sequence genome, one window contains:
- a CDS encoding FAD binding domain-containing protein, with amino-acid sequence MNMGIGDAFDLGWKLASVINGEGGPELLRSYELERKPVALKNVERSHDHFKVHNELQTLLGGGDPRRVDTDTKEAHLLRQRVDEFYQRHDGENRDLGIEMGYRYNSHIIVHQEDDGSEPPSDPRCYTPTTWPGGRPPHIFLSDGTAIFDRFGKHWSLLCFTDTDVGQCHLIQAANDLGLSLSLINLPGEAQARTLYERNLVLIRPDQHVAWRAETVNSPAIADTVLRTVSGHMTTEVKNPVIGDAKPGIEVPAESGVKA; translated from the coding sequence ATGAACATGGGTATTGGGGATGCCTTCGACCTCGGATGGAAGCTCGCCTCAGTCATCAATGGTGAGGGCGGGCCAGAGCTCCTCAGGTCATATGAGCTAGAGCGCAAGCCAGTAGCCCTCAAAAATGTGGAGCGGTCCCATGATCACTTCAAGGTTCACAATGAGTTGCAGACGCTTCTCGGCGGCGGTGACCCTCGTCGCGTCGATACCGACACAAAAGAAGCACATCTGCTCAGACAGCGTGTTGACGAATTCTATCAAAGGCATGATGGAGAAAACAGGGACCTTGGAATTGAGATGGGATACCGGTACAACTCACACATTATTGTACATCAAGAAGACGACGGCAGCGAGCCTCCCTCGGATCCGCGTTGTTACACGCCAACAACATGGCCTGGTGGTCGACCTCCCCACATTTTCCTTTCCGATGGCACCGCTATATTTGACAGGTTTGGCAAACACTGGTCACTTCTTTGCTTCACGGATACTGATGTGGGACAATGTCATCTTATCCAAGCCGCGAACGATTTGGGCTTGAGTCTGTCGCTGATCAATCTTCCAGGAGAGGCGCAAGCTAGAACCTTGTATGAGCGAAACCTGGTTCTAATTCGCCCAGACCAGCATGTCGCCTGGAGAGCTGAGACAGTGAACTCACCGGCGATCGCAGATACTGTTCTACGGACTGTCTCTGGGCACATGACTACGGAGGTGAAGAATCCGGTCATCGGGGATGCAAAGCCTGGAATAGAAGTGCCTGCTGAATCGGGGGTGAAGGCATAG
- a CDS encoding endoribonuclease L-PSP produces the protein MSHLQFFAYEGQGAVRVGDRIECSGQGGWDPITGEFEKEINAQIDLAFENVDRCLKDAGGKGWTQVYRVNSYHVPINNEALEAMVRNFRRWMPDHQPLWTCVGVPRLGEDDMRVEIEVVAHAV, from the exons ATGTCTCATCTACAATTCTTTGCGTACGAGGGACAGGGG GCAGTACGAGTCGGCGACCGCATTGAATGCTCGGGACAAG GTGGTTGGGATCCGATCACTGGAGAGTTCGAAAAGGAGATCAACGCCCAAATCGATCTGGCTTTCGAGAATGTGGATCGATGTCTTAAGGACGCTGGTGGCAAAGGATGGACCCAAGTCTACCGTGTCAACTCATATCACGTCCCAATCAACAATGAAGCTCTGGAAGCGATGGTCCGTAACTTTAGGAGGTGGATGCCGGATCATCAACCTCTGTGGACCTGTGTTGGCGTTCCACGTTTGGGAGAAGATGACATGCGCGTGGAAATCGAAGTTGTGGCTCATGCTGTCTGA
- a CDS encoding nitroreductase: MTTPFLDTIAARRSWYALGKHLTIDQGKVKAMVGHAMQSVASSFNSQSNCAVVLFGSEHDKLWDIVTNVLKVQVTTDQWVYTSQKTAGFKAAAGTSNAMSQHTIWTALSAEGLGAYQQHYKPLIDGLVAAAWSLPPNWRLTAQLVFGERIGPSPALGEQKPSDGKLKVFGADTGV, translated from the exons ATGACGACCCCTTTCCTTGACACCATCGCGGCCCGCCGATCCTGGTACGCCCTGGGAAAACACCTGACCATCGATCAAGGCAAAGTGAAGGCCATGGTCGGTCATGCTATGCAGTCGGTTGCTAGTTCATTCAATTCGCAATCCAACTGCGCGGTTGTGCTCTTCGGCTCCGAGCATGACAAGCTGTGGGATATTGTGACTAACGTGCTCAAGGTCCAAGTCACTACGGATCAATGGGTATATACGAGCCAAAAGACAGCCGGATTCAAGGCCGCTGCCGGAACT TCGAATGCCATGTCGCAGCACACCATTTGGACGGCGCTGTCAGCCGAAGGGCTCGGCGCCTACCAACAGCATTACAAACCCCTGATTGATGGATTGGTAGCCGCAGCCTGGTCTCTGCCACCTAACTGGCGGCTGACGGCTCAGCTTGTGTTTGGCGAGCGGATCGGCCCTAGTCCGGCGTTGGGGGAGCAGAAGCCATCAGATGGTAAACTGAAGGTCTTTGGCGCAGATACAGGAGTCTAG
- a CDS encoding cysteine synthase A — MQPRNNLNVYKGPDSVKDYFNPDRAPPLPLVELPNSLNPYRKDGVRIYAKMMTMHPANNVKSMPALNLLEHGIAPDKTKTVVEYSSGSTVISMALMSRVLYDLGDVHAFLSNKTTAAKLKLMQFFGLNITLFGGPSQPEPNDERGGIRAAYRWAQESESVLNPDQYNNDLNWQSHMRWTGPQILEQLPEISLICAGMGTSGTMSGLGSFFKEKNPSVFRLGVCTAAGDRVPGPRSLALLAPVNFPWKSAVDHIEEVASHPSYSLSLELCRNGIVCGPSSGFNLQGLYQFIEKRKKEGTLSELAGEDGQIHCVTLCCDLPYQYMDEYFAKLEAEQFPPIRNSELSDVDLYRYDSAWEKDPLMALNDFYRLDKVLTRDLLFFLSKRRSDERQGWERIIAPSPDTIVVDLRQPEDFDQFSLPGSVNFPLIQSGTPSPFTDPKVLASLWRELEAKLSSENEDICSQLRDKLSLIICYDGDSARVATSVLRAKGYAADSMNGGIRAMRKVGLQLEDPCGKPNFPARHGQSVGSVSH, encoded by the exons ATGCAGCCACGAAACAATCTCAACGTTTATAAGGGCCCTGACTCTGTTAAGGACTATTTCAATCCTGACAGGGCACCACCACTGCCTCTTGTGGAGCTTCCCAACTCCCTCAATCCTTACCGAAAAGATGGCGTCCGCATCTACGCCAAAATGATGACTATGCACCCAGCAAACAATGTCAAATCTATGCCAG CTCTCAATCTACTGGAGCATGGAATTGCGCCCGATAAGACCAAGACGGTAGTTGAGTACAGCTCTGGGTCAACAGTAATTTCCATGGCTTTGATGTCTCGCGTTCTTTACGACTTGGGAGATGTTCACGCTTTCCTAAGCAATAAGACGACAGCAGCGAAGTTGAAATTGATGCAATTCTTTGGTCTGAACAT TACTTTATTCGGCGGTCCGTCGCAACCCGAACCGAACGACGAGCGTGGCGGCATTCGAGCAGCGTACCGCTGGGCCCAGGAATCTGAATCCGTGCTCAATCCGGACCAGTATAACAACGATCTG AACTGGCAATCTCACATGCGATGGACAGGTCCGCAGATTCTGGAACAACTCCCAGAAATAAGCCTCATTTGCGCAGGAATGGGAACTTCTG GCACAATGTCAGGCTTAGGGAGCTTCTTCAAGGAGAAGAACCCATCTGTGTTCCGTTTGGG CGTGTGCACTGCCGCAGGCGACAGAGTTCCAGGACCACGGTCCCTGGCTCTCCTAGCTCCGGTCAACTTTCCCTGGAAGTCAGCTGTGGATCATATCGAGGAGGTTGCATCTCACCCCTCATACTCGCTTTCGTTGGAACTTTGCCGGAACGGCATTGTTTGCGGCCCCTCCTCCGGATTTAATCTCCAAGGACTTTATCAGTTCATTGAGAAAAGAAAGAAGGAAGGGACCTTGAGTGAGCTTGCAGGGGAAGACGGCCAGATTCACTGCGTCACTTTGTGTTGCGACCTCCCATACCAATACATGGATGAGTATTTTGCCAAGCTGGAAGCTGAGCAGTTCCCTCCGATCAGAAACTCG GAATTGAGTGATGTTGACTTGTACCGCTATGACTCGGCCTGGGAAAAGGATCCACTAATGGCCCTCAACGACTTTTACCGTCTGGACAAGGTTCTCACCAGAGATCTCCTTTTCTTCTTGTCCAAGAGACGTTCTGATGAGCGGCAAGGCTGGGAAAGAATCATAGCTCCGTCGCCAGACACTATCGTGGTTGACTTGCGCCAACCCGAGGACTTCGACCAGTTCAGTCTCCCCGGATCTGTAAACTTCCCTCTTATTCAGTCAGGCACTCCGAGCCCCTTCACAGATCCAAAAGTGTTGGCATCGCTTTGGCGAGAGCTTGAGGCCAAGCTGAGCTCTGAGAACGAAGACATCTGCTCTCAGCTTCGGGACAAGCTTTCGCTCATCATTTGCTATGATGGGGACTCCGCCCGCGTTGCCACCAGTGTTCTCCGCGCGAAAGGATACGCTGCAGACAGTATGAACGGCGGGATTCGGGCCATGCGGAAGGTGGGCTTGCAGTTGGAGGATCCCTGCGGGAAGCCCAACTTTCCAGCTCGCCATGGGCAGTCTGTGGGATCTGTTTCCCACTAG
- a CDS encoding FAD binding domain-containing protein: MELLPRGVVVIAGGGPVGLLLARVLSFYGVKSKLFERNKTTTKWPKMDLTNARSMEIFHKLGLADDLRKQGVPPGIDQNVIISTGLSAEKPLTQWDLPGVDKFRSQIQNTNNGTQPQEPWQRVSQAIFERWLKNICDDDPLIDLNYGFKVEHVEEREDFAHTTITDMNTGERTVLRSDHVVGCDGASSRTHPLVPY, translated from the exons ATGGAGCTGCTGCCCAGGGGAGTCGTTGTCATTGCGGGAGGTGGACCAGTCGGTCTGCTACTTGCGCGAGTTCTCTCCTTCTATGGTGTGAAGTCGAAACTGTTCGAACGCAATAAGACCACCACCAAGTGGCCCAAAATGGACCTGACCAACGCTCGATCAATGGAGATATTTCACAAGCTGGGCCTCGCCGATGACCTCCGAAAGCAAGGCGTGCCGCCGGGTATCGATCAGAATGTCATCATATCCACTGGGCTCTCTGCTGAAAAGCCGCTCACGCAGTGGGACCTCCCAGGAGTGGACAAATTCAGATCTCAAATCCAGAACACAAATAACGGCACACAGCCCCAAGAGCCCTGGCAGAGAGTGTCTCAAGCCATCTTTGAAAGATGGCTGAAGAACATCTGCGACGACGATCCTCTTATTGACCTCAACTATGGTTTCAAGGTTGAACACGTTGAAGAGCGAGAGGACTTCGCACACACGACAATCACAGACATGAATACCGGAGAGAGAACCGTTCTAAGATCCGACCATGTCGTGGGATGCGACGGCGCCTCTAGTCGAACGC ACCCTCTTGTGCCTTACTAG